One Phoenix dactylifera cultivar Barhee BC4 chromosome 8, palm_55x_up_171113_PBpolish2nd_filt_p, whole genome shotgun sequence genomic window carries:
- the LOC103722812 gene encoding ABC transporter C family member 8 isoform X1, whose translation MVSLSTLQGWFLPICNGEFDLGSSCTQRSSIDFLNLSFLVIYCLGLLMAFVRRQYSTGSRTRHWVFITVSVCCAVTGVAYFCAAVLVLSWGESRVLNGELALYFVRGINWLALAVSLNIRPTTCVRAVTLVWWASFSILISAYNLEILLTDYSSLIILDMMSWPVNLLLLICAFRLILQNQNIVHEKPPSQDDLSQPLLNQESGKDTNLGRAGLFSRLTFSWLNPLLRLGYSKPLHHDDIPPLDSEDGALRAYQTFKTVWDLQRQSKSKTSNLVSLALAKCYLKEISLTGLYALLRTVAVGCAPILLYAFVWYSYREERDTSMAISLVGCLVVTKLAESLSQRHWFFGSRRCGMKMRSALMAAIFQKQLKLSSQARRKHAAGEIVNYIAVDAYRLGDFPWWFHMAWSMPLQLLLSVATLFGTVGLGALPGLIPLTLCAILNIPFAKMLQEYQAKLMVAQDERLRATSEVLNNMKIIKLQSWEEKFRRMIESLRDVEFGWLRETQIKKSYGTALYWMSPTIVSAVIFAGTAAMRTAPLDASTIFTVMATLRVMAEPVRMLPEVLSVMIQVKVSLDRIGVFLLEEEIKEEDVRRSPAQNSDQSVRVHGGVFSWEPSAAIPTLKNISFSISRGEKVAVCGPVGAGKSSLLSAILGEIPKLSGLVEVFGSMAYVSQTSWIRSGTIRDNILYGKPMNKEHYEKAIKASALDKDIENFDHGDLTEIGQRGLNMSGGQKQRIQLARAVYNDADTYLLDDPFSAVDAHTAAILFHDCVMTALVKKTVILVTHQVEFLAETDRILVMENGQITQMGTYEELLKSGTAFEQLVNAHQSSMTIIDSADHERRVQMHRTSGDHLESRGLQLMKKSSEVEISVKGLSAVQLTEDEEKEVGDLGWKPYIDYFHVSKGHFLLATVIIFQTTFVMLQSISTYWLAVAVQMHSIGSGILVGVYAAISIISCLFAYVRTWVAAQLGLRASKAFFSGFIDSVFKAPMSFFDSTPVGRILTRASSDMSILDFDIPFSFAFVVAAGIEIATTIAIMGSVTWQVLIVAVPVIIATIYVQRYYLASARELVRINGTTKAPVMNHASESSLGVVTIRAFAMTEKFIHTNLQLIDTDATLFFHTIAALEWVLLRVEALQNLTVFTSTLLLVFIPQGVIAPGFSGLCLSYALTLSSAQVFLTRFYSYLENYIISVERIKQYMHIPSEPPAVISEKRPPLSWPHEGRIDLQDLKIKYRPTAPLVLKGINCTFAAGNKVGVVGRTGSGKTTLISALFRLVDPAGGRILIDDLDICSIGLKDLRMKLSIIPQEPTLFRGSVRSNMDPLDLHTDHEIWEALEKCQLKAIISNLPALLDSSVSDDGENWSTGQRQLFCLGRVLLRKNRVLVLDEATASIDSATDAVLQRVIRQEFSSCTVITVAHRVPTVMDSDMVMVLSYGKLVEYDKPSKLMETHNSAFAKLVAEYWSNCKRNSSNTLTSILGDLRGE comes from the exons ATGGTTTCTCTGAGTACTTTGCAAG GATGGTTCCTCCCAATTTGCAATGGAGAATTCGATTTGGGATCTTCCTGCACTCAGAGAAGTTcaatagattttctaaatctTTCTTTCCTCGTTATCTATTGTCTGGGATTGCTAATGGCTTTTGTGAGAAGACAATATTCTACCGGGAGCCGGACTAGGCACTGGGTTTTCATCACTGTTTCAGTCTGCTGCGCAGTGACTGGCGTCGCATATTTCTGTGCTGCTGTGTTGGTTTTATCCTGGGGAGAATCCAGAGTTTTGAATGGGGAATTGGCACTCTACTTTGTTAGGGGGATAAACTGGTTGGCTTTAGCAGTTTCCTTGAACATCCGACCAACCACTTGTGTTAGAGCTGTAACTCTAGTCTGGTGGGCTTCATTCTCAATTCTCATCTCTGCATATAACTTGGAAATCCTGCTTACAGACTATTCCAGCCTCATAATCCTTGATATGATGTCATGGCCGGTAAACTTGTTGCTCCTCATCTGTGCTTTCAGACTCATTCTTCAAAATCAAAACATTGTTCATGAAAAGCCCCCCTCGCAAGATGATTTATCCCAGCCCTTGTTGAATCAGGAGAGTGGGAAGGATACCAACTTGGGCAGAGCTGGTCTATTCAGTCGCTTGACGTTCTCTTGGTTAAATCCTTTACTGCGTTTAGGCTACTCTAAACCATTGCATCATGATGACATCCCACCTTTAGATTCAGAAGATGGGGCACTACGAGCTTATCAAACATTTAAAACAGTCTGGGATCTTCAGAGGCAGAGCAAATCCAAGACAAGTAACTTGGTTTCCTTGGCATTAGCCAAGTGTTACCTGAAGGAAATTTCCCTGACAGGTCTCTATGCATTGCTAAGGACAGTCGCCGTCGGCTGCGCACCAATATTACTGTACGCATTTGTGTGGTACTCTTATCGCGAGGAGAGAGATACCTCCATGGCCATCTCGTTGGTTGGTTGCTTGGTGGTGACAAAGCTTGCAGAGTCTTTATCTCAGAGGCATTGGTTTTTCGGTTCGAGGAGGTGCGGAATGAAGATGCGATCGGCTCTGATGGCAGCCATCTTCCAGAAGCAGCTGAAGCTTTCTAGCCAGGCAAGAAGAAAGCATGCAGCTGGGGAAATTGTTAACTACATTGCGGTCGATGCATATAGACTTGGCGATTTTCCTTGGTGGTTTCACATGGCATGGAGTATGCCACTCCAACTGCTGCTTTCTGTAGCCACTCTCTTTGGAACGGTCGGTCTGGGGGCTCTTCCAGGTCTAATTCCTCTAACCCTCTGTGCTATCCTTAATATTCCATTTGCAAAGATGCTGCAGGAGTACCAAGCAAAGCTCATGGTTGCCCAAGATGAGAGACTGAGAGCCACATCCGAAGTCTTGAACAACATGAAGATCATCAAGCTACAATCGTGGGAGGAGAAGTTCAGGAGAATGATCGAGTCTCTAAGAGATGTGGAGTTCGGTTGGTTGAGAGAAACCCAGATTAAGAAGTCCTATGGAACTGCTTTATACTGGATGTCTCCCACAATTGTTTCAGCAGTGATCTTTGCTGGAACAGCGGCCATGAGAACCGCTCCTTTAGATGCCAGCACCATTTTCACAGTCATGGCGACCTTGCGAGTCATGGCAGAGCCGGTGAGGATGCTGCCCGAAGTCCTTTCGGTGATGATCCAAGTAAAGGTATCGTTAGACCGCATTGGTGTATTCCTGCTGGAAGAAGAGATCAAAGAGGAGGATGTAAGACGAAGCCCCGCGCAGAATTCAGATCAAAGCGTTAGAGTGCACGGCGGGGTTTTTAGCTGGGAGCCAAGTGCAGCTATTCCTACATTGAAGAATATTAGTTTCAGCATAAGCAGAGGAGAGAAAGTAGCTGTTTGTGGACCTGTTGGTGCTGGAAAATCATCTCTGCTAAGTGCCATACTTGGGGAAATACCTAAACTCTCGGGTTTG gttgaggtctttggctccATGGCATATGTTTCCCAAACATCATGGATCCGAAGCGGGACGATTCGCGACAATATACTCTACGGGAAGCCGATGAACAAGGAACACTATGAGAAGGCCATCAAAGCCTCTGCGCTGGACAAGGACATCGAGAACTTCGATCATGGAGACCTTACAGAAATAGGACAGAGAGGATTAAACATGAGTGGAGGACAGAAGCAAAGGATTCAGCTTGCTAGAGCTGTCTACAATGATGCAGATACCTATCTCCTAGACGACCCCTTCAGTGCAGTTGATGCACATACAgctgcaatcttattccat GATTGTGTTATGACTGCTCTAGTAAAAAAGACCGTCATTCTTGTGACTCATCAAGTCGAGTTTCTTGCCGAAACTGATAGAATTTTG GTCATGGAAAATGGACAAATTACACAAATGGGAACCTACGAGGAACTTCTGAAGTCAGGAACAGCATTCGAACAGCTTGTTAATGCTCATCAGTCCTCAATGACAATAATAGATTCTGCGGATCATGAAAGGCGAGTTCAGATGCACAGAACATCCGGGGATCACTTGGAGTCTAGAGGGTTGCAGCTTATGAAGAAGAGCAGTGAGGTAGAGATATCAGTCAAGGGCCTTTCAGCAGTTCAGCTAACAGAGGATGAAGAGAAAGAAGTGGGAGATCTTGGATGGAAGCCATACATagattattttcatgtttcgaAGGGTCATTTTCTTCTTGCCACAGTCATTATTTTTCAGACTACTTTTGTTATGcttcaaagcatctcaacctattGGTTGGCGGTAGCCGTTCAAATGCACAGCATAGGCAGTGGAATTCTAGTTGGAGTTTATGCAGCTATTTCAATCATTAGCTGCCTCTTTGCTTATGTGAGGACTTGGGTAGCAGCCCAGCTTGGACTGAGGGCATCAAAGGCATTCTTCTCAGGTTTCATTGATTCAGTGTTTAAGGCACCCATGTCATTCTTCGATTCAACCCCTGTCGGTAGAATTTTAACCCGG GCATCCTCGGATATGAGTATTTTGGACTTCGATATACCTTTCTCCTTTGCTTTTGTGGTGGCTGCTGGGATTGAGATTGCAACAACCATAGCAATTATGGGTTCCGTGACATGGCAAGTATTGATTGTAGCAGTTCCAGTAATCATTGCAACAATATATGTACAG AGGTACTATCTAGCTTCAGCAAGGGAGCTGGTAAGAATCAATGGAACAACAAAAGCACCAGTTATGAATCATGCATCAGAATCATCTCTAGGAGTGGTAACAATACGAGCATTCGCAATGACAGAGAAGTTCATCCATACAAATCTGCAGCTTATCGACACTGATGCAACACTGTTCTTTCATACCATTGCTGCACTCGAGTGGGTGCTTCTACGAGTAGAAGCACTCCAAAATTTGACTGTGTTTACTTCAACTCTTCTCCTTGTTTTCATTCCTCAAGGAGTTATCGCTCCAG GATTCTCGGGTCTCTGTCTTTCCTATGCTTTGACACTCTCTTCCGCCCAAGTGTTCTTGACACGGTTCTACTCCTACTTAGAAAACTATATCATCTCCGTGGAACGAATCAAGCAATATATGCACATTCCATCTGAACCTCCTGCTGTAATCAGTGAAAAGAGGCCTCCACTTTCATGGCCCCATGAAGGAAGGATAGATTTGCAAGATCTGAAA ATAAAATATCGCCCAACTGCTCCTTTGGTACTAAAAGGGATCAATTGCACTTTTGCGGCAGGAAACAAGGTTGGGGTTGTTGGAAGGACTGGAAGTGGAAAAACAACTCTGATAAGTGCACTATTTCGCCTTGTAGATCCAGCAGGTGGCAGAATTCTTATAGATGATCTCGACATATGCTCCATCGGCCTGAAGGATCTGAGAATGAAACTTAGTATCATTCCTCAAGAGCCAACTCTTTTCAGGGGTAGCGTGCGGAGTAACATGGATCCTCTAGATCTGCATACCGATCATGAAATATGGGAG GCATTAGAGAAGTGCCAACTTAAGGCTATTATTAGCAATCTACCTGCTCTTCTTGATTCATCAG TGAGTGATGATGGTGAAAACTGGAGCACCGGTCAGCGCCAACTCTTCTGTCTTGGTCGCGTGCTCCTTCGTAAGAACAGAGTTCTTGTTCTAGATGAAGCCACTGCCTCCATTGACTCTGCGACTGATGCTGTACTTCAGAGAGTCATCAGGCAGGAATTTTCAAGCTGCACAGTGATTACAGTAGCGCACAGAGTCCCGACTGTTATGGACAGTGACATGGTCATGGTCCTCTCTTATG GAAAGCTTGTAGAATATGACAAACCTTCTAAACTAATGGAAACCCACAATTCTGCCTTTGCTAAGCTTGTGGCAGAGTACTGGTCCAACTGTAAGCGAAACTCCAGCAATACTCTCACATCCATCTTGGGAGACCTAAGAGGGGAATAA